A DNA window from Heliomicrobium undosum contains the following coding sequences:
- a CDS encoding sigma factor-like helix-turn-helix DNA-binding protein: protein MDLARLIEEARLNRRQMQAMQLVFVRDWTQKDAAHWMNISQQAVSNHIRTAIQRIAQVNEREEAA, encoded by the coding sequence TTGGACCTGGCGCGGCTGATAGAAGAGGCCCGGCTGAACCGACGTCAGATGCAGGCGATGCAGTTGGTCTTCGTCAGGGATTGGACGCAAAAAGATGCCGCCCATTGGATGAACATCTCCCAACAGGCAGTGAGCAACCATATCCGAACGGCAATCCAGCGGATCGCCCAGGTAAACGAAAGGGAGGAGGCGGCGTGA